One window of Triticum dicoccoides isolate Atlit2015 ecotype Zavitan chromosome 5A, WEW_v2.0, whole genome shotgun sequence genomic DNA carries:
- the LOC119297438 gene encoding uncharacterized protein LOC119297438 → MATSPSSSTPVGGSPFSSSPPFSRTATSPSTSTLVGESSSSPPVKLVATKENTSVLTERPRRKGRRNRRDTPTAVMFPPGSVEGRQQPQERRSSLPVKIRYSNTKQRMALSLSQPVDQVGGRFSALVDLPDEEKSSSDEGSETYDTDHVLAWRDPGLPTPVYVRMDSSGVFYTYPTLGDKPLQSLEEVASAVDSYARPNSNAMSDKELSEKDRAVRERLYFPDGTPKVYTRAKVVERERDILRRLVEALLDKRNDDEDRVYELEKLFIGNQSAKVSNGTIISISL, encoded by the exons ATGGCCACCTCGCCTTCTTCCTCCACGCCGGTCGGCGGATCGCCTTTTTCCTCGTCCCCGCCGTTCAGTCGCACGGCCACCTCGCCTTCTACCTCCACGCTGGTCGGCGAATCGTCTTCCTCCCCGCCGGTCAAGTTAGTCGCCACTAAAGAAAATACGTCGGTTTTGACGGAAAGACCGAGGAGGAAGGGTCGACGAAATAGAAGAGACACTCCCACCGCCGTCATGTTCCCGCCGGGATCTGTTGAGGGCAGGCAGCAGCCACAAGAGAGGAGGTCATCCCTGCCGGTAAAGATCAGATATTCTAATACAAAGCAGAGGATGGCACTCTCCCT GTCTCAGCCGGTGGATCAGGTCGGAGGCAGATTCTCTGCACTTGT GGATTTGCCTGATGAGGAAAAGTCATCTTCCGATGA GGGTTCAGAGACTTATGACACAGACCATGTTTTGGCCTGGAGAGATCCCGGTTTGCCTACACCAGTTTATGTCAGAATGGATAGTTCAGGAGTTTTTTACACATATCCTACTCTGGGTGATAAGCCATTGCAGAGTCTTGAAGAAGTTGCAAGTGCTGTTGATTCCTATGCTCGTCCCAATAGCAATGCCAT GTCTGATAAGGAGCTTTCAGAGAAGGACCGTGCTGTACGTGAACGTCTTTACTTTCCAGATGGCACCCCGAAGGTCTACACAAGGGCTAAAGTAGTGGAGAGGGAACGTGACATACTTCGGAGACTGGTTGAAGCTTTACTGGACAAGCGGAATGACGATGAG GATCGTGTGTATGAACTCGAAAAATTGTTCATTGGCAATCAATCTGCGAAGGTGTCGAATGGTACTATCATCTCAATATCACTGTGA